From the Companilactobacillus ginsenosidimutans genome, the window TGAATTGTTGATAGTGTTTCGTCATTACCTAGAGCAGTCTTTGTTTGAACATCAAGCTTTGGACCATAGAATGCTGCTTCACCTTCAGCTTCATAGTACTTCAAGCCAAGATCATCCATAGCAGCTTTAAGCATTGATTGTGATCTGTTCCACATTTCGTCATCATCGAAATACTTTTCAGTATTTGCAGGGTCACGATAACTTAATCTAAATGAGTAATCTGTGATATCGAAATCTTTATAAACTTCAACCATTAATTGAAGTGTACGTTTGAATTCTTCTTGGATTTGGTCAAGAGCAACAAATGTGTGTCCATCATTCAATGTCATTTCACGAACACGTTGCAAACCACTTAAGGCACCTGACTTTTCATATCTGTGCATCATACCTAATTCAGCAATACGAACTGGTAATTCACGATATGAGCGTGTGTGATGCTTGTAAATTTGAATATGTGAAGGACAGTTCATTGGACGTAGTTCAAGCATTTCACCATCACCCATGTCCATTGGTGGGAACATGTCTTCACGGTAGTGTTCCCAGTGGCCTGAAGTCTTATATGCGTTCAAGTTCATCAAGATAGGTGTGTAAACATGTTGGTAACCCCAGGCAACTTCCTTATCGATGATATATCTTTCAATAACACGACGGATAGTTGCACCATTTGGCATCCAGTAAGGAAGTCCGGCGCCAACTTCTGGATCAACGAAGAACAAGTCAAGGTCACGGCCAATTGTTCTGTGATCACGTTCTTTAATGTCAGCACGACGTTTCATATCAGCGTCAAGGTCATCTTGCTTAAAGAATGCTGTACCATAAATTCTTTGAAGCATAGGATTACTTGATTTACCTTGCCAATATGCACCAGCAACTGAAAGCAACTTGAAGTGTTTCAAGTTTTTGATGTTAGGAAGAACTGCATCATAGCCAAAATCAACAAATCCATCTAATTTATAAACTGGAATTTGAACAGATTCGATAGCACCCAATAGTGATGACTTGTAAGGATCATCCTTGAACATTTCAACTAATTCTGATTTGTCCATTAATGTTCTTTCAACTTTGTCATTCTTCTTGATAATCTTATTCATTGATTCTGCAATAGTATCAAGTTCGTCAACAGTGATTTGTTCTTTATCATCTGTGTCAACGTAGAAACCATCATCGTTAGCTTGTTTTTCACCAAAATGTAAATCAGCTTTAAATTGCTTTGCAGCTGCACTGAAAACAAGACTAGCTGTGTTTCTCAATACCTTTAATGAATCTTCATCATCTTTGCCACTAATAATCTCGATTTTACCATCTTGATTAATAGGTCTTTCTAAGTCAACCAATGTATCGTTGAGTTTACCTGCAATAGCATTTTTACCCAATGATGTACTAATTGATTTTGCAACATCGAGAGTTGTTGTGCCTTGATCAAACTCCTTAACTGTTCCATCTGGGAATGTTAATTTGATTTCTGACATGTTCTTCGTAACCTCCTAAAATTTAGACAACAAAAAAATGCGTCCTTGAAATATAAATACATAAATTGTACTCATATTTCAGGGACGCATTCTGCGCGGTTCCACCCAAATTAAAACTGTAGTAATACAGCTTTCACTCTATGGTTATAAAGTAACCAACTAATAATACAGCTTAACATGGAAGTGGTAACTCCAGTAATGGGTAAGCTTTCAGTTAACGTACCCTCCCTGATAGAACCGAAGTGTTGTCTTTCATGTGTTTATTGAAACATTTATTTTTCATATTTGCAAGGTCTAGCCTTTATTTCTTCTGTTTTCACCAGTGACAATTACTTCACGAGAAAGGTATTTTACACGTTCCATAATTCTTGCGGCCTTAACTGGCTCACGGTCTCCGTTGGAATTAATTGATAGGTGTGCCTCTAGTTCCTTCATTGAAAAGTTAGATGAAAAAAATGTTGCAAGATTTTCTTGCATACGATATTGAAGGATAACACCAAGCACTTCATCCCTGATCCAACTAGACATTGAGTCGGCTCCAATATCATCCAACATTAATATTTCGGCATCTTTAATTTTATTAACTTTATCCAATACGCTATTACTCTTGATTGAATTTTTGATATCAACCGCGAACGTTGGAAAATGCATGATAGTTGTTTTTACGTGCCTAGCATACAACTCGTTGGCAATTGCGCCCA encodes:
- the thrS gene encoding threonine--tRNA ligase, whose amino-acid sequence is MSEIKLTFPDGTVKEFDQGTTTLDVAKSISTSLGKNAIAGKLNDTLVDLERPINQDGKIEIISGKDDEDSLKVLRNTASLVFSAAAKQFKADLHFGEKQANDDGFYVDTDDKEQITVDELDTIAESMNKIIKKNDKVERTLMDKSELVEMFKDDPYKSSLLGAIESVQIPVYKLDGFVDFGYDAVLPNIKNLKHFKLLSVAGAYWQGKSSNPMLQRIYGTAFFKQDDLDADMKRRADIKERDHRTIGRDLDLFFVDPEVGAGLPYWMPNGATIRRVIERYIIDKEVAWGYQHVYTPILMNLNAYKTSGHWEHYREDMFPPMDMGDGEMLELRPMNCPSHIQIYKHHTRSYRELPVRIAELGMMHRYEKSGALSGLQRVREMTLNDGHTFVALDQIQEEFKRTLQLMVEVYKDFDITDYSFRLSYRDPANTEKYFDDDEMWNRSQSMLKAAMDDLGLKYYEAEGEAAFYGPKLDVQTKTALGNDETLSTIQLDFMQPEKFKLTYVGSDGEDHRPVMIHRGIVSTMERFIAYLIEIYKGAFPTWLAPTQVRIIPVNSKYHQNYAENLLSELRKKNIRAVIDDRDEKMGYKIRDAQTMKIPYTAVVGDDEMADATVSVRKYGEDESASEYVGMFVDSVSADISNFSRKGEDK